CAAGAGCCCCTGACAAGTCAAGGTTTCTCCCTAAAATCATATGATTTTAGGGACTTATGCGGAATTACCCTCGATTTCTCAAGGCTATTCCCCACTCAAAAGTAGATTATCTGTGTATTACTCACCCGTTCGCCACTGCCCGATAAATCGGACCGTTCGACTTGCATGTCTAAGACACGCTGCCAGCACTAGTCCTGAGCCAGGATCAAACTCTCCGAAAAAGACCTCAAAAGTGATGCACGCGTATATAAATTTCAAAGAGCTCTACTTTTATATAACACTTTATTAGAGATTTGTCAAGTTTTTTTTTAAAAAAAGTTAAAATTTAGCTCAATCCAATTATTCCTCTTATTTCTTTTTCAAGTGTAGAACTAATTTCTGGGTGCTGTATTAAGTAATCTATTGCATTTTCCCTACCTTGCCCAATTTTTTCACCCTTGTAAGAAAACCAAGTCCCAGCCTTCTCTACAAGATTATGCTTAACTGCAAGATCAAATATATCACCAACCATTGAAATCCCTTTTCCATAAAGGATATCAAATTCTGCACTCTTAAATGGGGGCGCAAGCTTGTTTTTGACAACCATAACCTTTATATGGTTACCTATCCTTTCTTCTCCCTTTTTAATAGGGGTGACACTTTTTATTTCAAGTCTCACAGATGAATGAAATTTAAGTGCCAATCCACCAGGAGTTGTCATCGGGTTACCCAAAAGTACGCCAATTTTGTATCTTATCTGATTTATAAAGATGGCGCAAGTCTTTGATTTTGATACTACTCCTGTAAGTTTTCTAAGTGCTTGCGACATAAGTCTTGCCTGTAATCCAATGAAAGATTCGCCTATCTCACCCTCAATTTCAGCTCTTGGGACAAGCGCAGCCACAGAGTCAATAACTATGACATCAACTGCTCCACTCCTTGTGAGAGTCTCTGCAATCTCAAGTGCCTCCTCCCCTGTATCTGGCTGTGATATAAGTAGGTTATCAACATCTACACCTAAATTTTTAGCATATACTGGGTCAAGTGCATGCTCAGCATCAATAAATGCGCCTACCCCTCCCTTTTTTTGGGCTTCTGCTAAAATATGTAACCCAAGTGTAGTCTTACCACTTCCCTCTGACCCAAATATCTCTACTGTCCTGCCACGTGGTATGCCTCCTATTCCAAGTGCTGCATCAAGCGAAAGTGAACCAGTTGAGATTGCATCTTTACACACCTTAATCTCCTTCTCACCAAGTCTCATCACAGCACCCTTACCAAAGCTCTTCTCTATTTGGCGCAAAGCCTCATTTATTGCACGCTCTCTTGTCTCTTCCATTTCAATAAAAATATATGTAAAAATTGTCTAAATGTCAAGAAAAAAAAGATTATTTTTTGGACATAAATCTCAAATTAATAAGCAAAAATAGTAGTCCCACACACAGCCACGCAAACCAGTCACCCCATCTTGCATAAAAAGTAAGGTTCTTCCTTAACGGGATATCTCTTATAATAATTTGCTGTGTGAATATTTTGGTAATCTCTTTTACTTCACCCTTTGGAGTCACAAAATATGAGATACCCGTGTTGCCACATCTCACAACTGGTATCCTGTATTCTACTGCTCTCAAAACTGCCTGCTGTGCATGCTGGTATGGGCCTGCAGTCCTACCAAACCATGAATCCTCAGTTATATTCACAAGCACTTGTGCCCCATTGCGGACAAATTTTCTTGAAATTCTTGGGAATATAGATTCAAAACAAATAAGAACAGAGAATTTAAATTTGGGAAGCTCAAAAACTTTGTAATTCTTACCGGGTGAGAAATTACCCTGTCCAAAATTTAGTCTTTGTAGCCCCGTAAATATTTCATCAAAAGGTAAGCGTTCACCGAATGGGACTAAATAAATTTTGTCGTAAAATCCCTTAACCCTATATTTAGGGACAAC
The bacterium genome window above contains:
- the recA gene encoding recombinase RecA, yielding MEETRERAINEALRQIEKSFGKGAVMRLGEKEIKVCKDAISTGSLSLDAALGIGGIPRGRTVEIFGSEGSGKTTLGLHILAEAQKKGGVGAFIDAEHALDPVYAKNLGVDVDNLLISQPDTGEEALEIAETLTRSGAVDVIVIDSVAALVPRAEIEGEIGESFIGLQARLMSQALRKLTGVVSKSKTCAIFINQIRYKIGVLLGNPMTTPGGLALKFHSSVRLEIKSVTPIKKGEERIGNHIKVMVVKNKLAPPFKSAEFDILYGKGISMVGDIFDLAVKHNLVEKAGTWFSYKGEKIGQGRENAIDYLIQHPEISSTLEKEIRGIIGLS